A part of Ammospiza nelsoni isolate bAmmNel1 chromosome 9, bAmmNel1.pri, whole genome shotgun sequence genomic DNA contains:
- the TTC39A gene encoding tetratricopeptide repeat protein 39A isoform X2, producing the protein MDAQPAGSAGARSSTSDLNVALRECMAALDLFLNNKFSDALASLQAKTKDSMYHALTYATILEMQAMMTFDPQDILNAGNTMKEAQATCQRFRKKSTVADSINNLVHRQSLEHFTEEEIHAEICYAECLLQRAALTFLQDENMVSFIKGGIKVRNSYQTYRELDSLIQSPHYVKGENHLHFEGGVKLGVGAFNLTLSMFPARILRLLEFVGFSGNKEHGLLQLQEGASSYSFRSVLCTMLLLCYHTFMTFVLGTGKGNVEEAEKLLKPYLARYPKGAIFLFFAGRIETLKGNIDAAVHRYEECCEAQQYWKQFHHMCYWELMWCFTYKRQWKMAFFYADLLSKENTWSKATYIYMKAAYLSMFGPDDCSPFGDSEVELFRIVPSLKLKIAGKSLPTEKFAIRKARRYLSSNPIPLPVPPLEMMYIWNGYAVIGKCPNLTEGMLETLNEAEEALARSSATELLADDRCVIKLLKGLCFKHLGKISEAEDHFNYIYLNEKKIKYDHYLIPNALLELAILYLDQDRREEAIKLLEKAKQNYKNYSMETRTHFRIQAALHQAKSAPENGMHCGASAVS; encoded by the exons GTCATCCACGTCAGACCTCAACGTGGCACTGCGTGAATGTATGGCAGCTCTGGATTTATTTCTTAACAACAAGTTCTCAGATGCTTTGGCTTCTCTACAAGCAAA AACTAAAGACAGCATGTATCATGCCCTGACCTATGCCACCATACTGGAGATGCAAGCTATGATGACATTTGATCCTCAGGACATACTGAATGCAGGGAACACAATGAAGGAAGCTCAAGCCACCTGTCAAAG ATTTAGGAAGAAATCTACTGTAGCTGATTCTATCAACAACCTTGTGCATAGGCAAAGCCTTGAACACTTCACTGAAG AGGAAATCCATGCAGAAATTTGTTATGCTGAATGTTTACTTCAGAGAGCAGCACTCACATTCCTCCAG GATGAGAATATGGTCAGCTTCATAAAAGGAGGCATCAAAGTCCGAAACAGTTACCAAACCTACAG GGAGTTGGACAGTCTCATACAGTCCCCACATTATGTCAAAGGAGAGAACCATCTTCATTTTGAGGGAGGTGTAAAACTTGGAGTTGGAGCATTCAACCTG ACATTGTCCATGTTTCCTGCACGGATTCTGAGGTTACTGGAGTTTGTTGGATTTTCTGGGAATAAG GAACATGGTCTGCTGCAGCTTCAAGAAGGAGCATCTTCATACAGCTTTAGGTCGGTGCTGTGTACCATGCTGTTGCTTTGCTATCATACTTTCATGACCTTTGTGTTAG ggacaggaaaaggaaatgttgAGGAGGCAGAAAAACTACTTAAGCCTTACTTGGCACGCTATCCAAAG GGAGCCATATTCCTGTTTTTTGCAGGGAGGATAGAAACACTAAAGGGTAATATTGATGCG GCAGTCCATAGGTACGAGGAATGCTGTGAAGCTCAGCAGTACTGGAAGCAGTTTCATCACATGTGCTACTGGGAGCTGATGTGGTGCTTCACCTACAAGCGCCAGtggaaaatggcttttttctATGCAGACCTGCTGAGCAAGGAAAACACTTGGTCAAAG GCTACTTACATTTACATGAAAGCTGCTTATCTCAGTATGTTTGGACCAGATGACTGCAGTCCTTTTGGAGACAGCGAAGTTGAATTATTTAG GATTGTTCCCAGCCTGAAACTGAAAATTGCAGGGAAATCTCTGCCCACAGAAAAGTTTGCAATTCGGAAAGCACGACGGTATCTTTCTTCAAACCCCATTCCTTTGCCTGTCCCACCTTTG GAAATGATGTATATCTGGAATGGCTATGCTGTAATTGGAAAATGTCCCAACTTAACAGAAGGCATGTTAGAGACTTTAAATGAAGCAGAAGAAGCATTGGCAAGAAGTTCAG ctaCAGAACTACTGGCAGATGACCGGTGTGTGATAAAGCTGTTAAAGGGATTATGCTTCAAGCATTTGGGCAAGATCTCAGAAGCAGAAGACCACTTTAATTACATCTATTTAAA TGAGAAGAAGATAAAATATGACCATTACCTAATTCCAAATGCCTTGCTGGAGCTGGCAATACTGTATCTGGACCAGGATAGAAGAGAAGAAGCAATAAAACTTCTGGAAAAAGCAAA ACAAAACTACAAGAATTACTCCATGGAAACAAGGACACATTTCAGAATTCAAGCTGCCCTGCACCAAGCCAAATCCGCCCCAGAAAATGGAATGCACTGTGGAGCCTCGGCGGTGTCgtaa
- the TTC39A gene encoding tetratricopeptide repeat protein 39A isoform X1 — protein MTMSERAGHSAERSSTSDLNVALRECMAALDLFLNNKFSDALASLQAKTKDSMYHALTYATILEMQAMMTFDPQDILNAGNTMKEAQATCQRFRKKSTVADSINNLVHRQSLEHFTEEEIHAEICYAECLLQRAALTFLQDENMVSFIKGGIKVRNSYQTYRELDSLIQSPHYVKGENHLHFEGGVKLGVGAFNLTLSMFPARILRLLEFVGFSGNKEHGLLQLQEGASSYSFRSVLCTMLLLCYHTFMTFVLGTGKGNVEEAEKLLKPYLARYPKGAIFLFFAGRIETLKGNIDAAVHRYEECCEAQQYWKQFHHMCYWELMWCFTYKRQWKMAFFYADLLSKENTWSKATYIYMKAAYLSMFGPDDCSPFGDSEVELFRIVPSLKLKIAGKSLPTEKFAIRKARRYLSSNPIPLPVPPLEMMYIWNGYAVIGKCPNLTEGMLETLNEAEEALARSSATELLADDRCVIKLLKGLCFKHLGKISEAEDHFNYIYLNEKKIKYDHYLIPNALLELAILYLDQDRREEAIKLLEKAKQNYKNYSMETRTHFRIQAALHQAKSAPENGMHCGASAVS, from the exons GTCATCCACGTCAGACCTCAACGTGGCACTGCGTGAATGTATGGCAGCTCTGGATTTATTTCTTAACAACAAGTTCTCAGATGCTTTGGCTTCTCTACAAGCAAA AACTAAAGACAGCATGTATCATGCCCTGACCTATGCCACCATACTGGAGATGCAAGCTATGATGACATTTGATCCTCAGGACATACTGAATGCAGGGAACACAATGAAGGAAGCTCAAGCCACCTGTCAAAG ATTTAGGAAGAAATCTACTGTAGCTGATTCTATCAACAACCTTGTGCATAGGCAAAGCCTTGAACACTTCACTGAAG AGGAAATCCATGCAGAAATTTGTTATGCTGAATGTTTACTTCAGAGAGCAGCACTCACATTCCTCCAG GATGAGAATATGGTCAGCTTCATAAAAGGAGGCATCAAAGTCCGAAACAGTTACCAAACCTACAG GGAGTTGGACAGTCTCATACAGTCCCCACATTATGTCAAAGGAGAGAACCATCTTCATTTTGAGGGAGGTGTAAAACTTGGAGTTGGAGCATTCAACCTG ACATTGTCCATGTTTCCTGCACGGATTCTGAGGTTACTGGAGTTTGTTGGATTTTCTGGGAATAAG GAACATGGTCTGCTGCAGCTTCAAGAAGGAGCATCTTCATACAGCTTTAGGTCGGTGCTGTGTACCATGCTGTTGCTTTGCTATCATACTTTCATGACCTTTGTGTTAG ggacaggaaaaggaaatgttgAGGAGGCAGAAAAACTACTTAAGCCTTACTTGGCACGCTATCCAAAG GGAGCCATATTCCTGTTTTTTGCAGGGAGGATAGAAACACTAAAGGGTAATATTGATGCG GCAGTCCATAGGTACGAGGAATGCTGTGAAGCTCAGCAGTACTGGAAGCAGTTTCATCACATGTGCTACTGGGAGCTGATGTGGTGCTTCACCTACAAGCGCCAGtggaaaatggcttttttctATGCAGACCTGCTGAGCAAGGAAAACACTTGGTCAAAG GCTACTTACATTTACATGAAAGCTGCTTATCTCAGTATGTTTGGACCAGATGACTGCAGTCCTTTTGGAGACAGCGAAGTTGAATTATTTAG GATTGTTCCCAGCCTGAAACTGAAAATTGCAGGGAAATCTCTGCCCACAGAAAAGTTTGCAATTCGGAAAGCACGACGGTATCTTTCTTCAAACCCCATTCCTTTGCCTGTCCCACCTTTG GAAATGATGTATATCTGGAATGGCTATGCTGTAATTGGAAAATGTCCCAACTTAACAGAAGGCATGTTAGAGACTTTAAATGAAGCAGAAGAAGCATTGGCAAGAAGTTCAG ctaCAGAACTACTGGCAGATGACCGGTGTGTGATAAAGCTGTTAAAGGGATTATGCTTCAAGCATTTGGGCAAGATCTCAGAAGCAGAAGACCACTTTAATTACATCTATTTAAA TGAGAAGAAGATAAAATATGACCATTACCTAATTCCAAATGCCTTGCTGGAGCTGGCAATACTGTATCTGGACCAGGATAGAAGAGAAGAAGCAATAAAACTTCTGGAAAAAGCAAA ACAAAACTACAAGAATTACTCCATGGAAACAAGGACACATTTCAGAATTCAAGCTGCCCTGCACCAAGCCAAATCCGCCCCAGAAAATGGAATGCACTGTGGAGCCTCGGCGGTGTCgtaa
- the TTC39A gene encoding tetratricopeptide repeat protein 39A isoform X3, which yields MMYIWNGYAVIGKCPNLTEGMLETLNEAEEALARSSATELLADDRCVIKLLKGLCFKHLGKISEAEDHFNYIYLNEKKIKYDHYLIPNALLELAILYLDQDRREEAIKLLEKAKQNYKNYSMETRTHFRIQAALHQAKSAPENGMHCGASAVS from the exons ATGATGTATATCTGGAATGGCTATGCTGTAATTGGAAAATGTCCCAACTTAACAGAAGGCATGTTAGAGACTTTAAATGAAGCAGAAGAAGCATTGGCAAGAAGTTCAG ctaCAGAACTACTGGCAGATGACCGGTGTGTGATAAAGCTGTTAAAGGGATTATGCTTCAAGCATTTGGGCAAGATCTCAGAAGCAGAAGACCACTTTAATTACATCTATTTAAA TGAGAAGAAGATAAAATATGACCATTACCTAATTCCAAATGCCTTGCTGGAGCTGGCAATACTGTATCTGGACCAGGATAGAAGAGAAGAAGCAATAAAACTTCTGGAAAAAGCAAA ACAAAACTACAAGAATTACTCCATGGAAACAAGGACACATTTCAGAATTCAAGCTGCCCTGCACCAAGCCAAATCCGCCCCAGAAAATGGAATGCACTGTGGAGCCTCGGCGGTGTCgtaa